From Carassius auratus strain Wakin unplaced genomic scaffold, ASM336829v1 scaf_tig00007371, whole genome shotgun sequence:
AAGTAATATACGATTACACAGGATGAAAAAGTTAAGCTACCATTACATATAAATCAGTACATGCtactttattattcttttatctatttacacgtgtgtgtgtgtgtgtgtgtgtgtgtgtgaatggtccatatattttttataattacattttttagcaaaaaaTTCCACCAAATAACATTAGTAAAAATGTCAAGacaaacatatattattttttatcatttttattaaatacaatatttttataagatttaattttttataaagccTTTTTTATTTCTTCCTAATAACATATTCCTTTTAAAATTGCCAAACTATGCTTTTAAAACAAAGCACCTATGGCTGTGATGTCTAGAGCTAATCGCTGCTCATTTTCGGATGGAACAGTAAGGATGTGGACTGGCTCTGAATTCTGGGGTGCTCCGAGCTCTCTGATTCTTTAGTAATGGGTTCACATGAGGGCTTGAGTTTCCAATTTCCATCAGCATGTGTATTCATAGTGCTTTTTCACTGGAAGGTGTGTGTCCAACCCTAGGAAAGAGAAAGTCAGAGGATTCTTCACACTCACTGTTTTCACTCAGGTCTTTTTTCTAGTCATCATATATTATAGTATAACAAGATTGTTAAAATGAACTCACTTCACTAATCACATTTTAAACTCTGAAACCAATGCAGTTTCAATCCTCTGACTCTTCTAGATCCTCTGTTTTACACCAGTCATGCTGCAAGATCTGATCGAGGGTCAGCCGTTCAGTTGGATCACGGTTTAGGCACTGGACGATCAGATCACGGCATTCTGTTTTCAGGAGAGAGCTGGTTAGTCGTGACCATGTGACTAATGTTAGCATGCACAAAACAGCTGAAACATCGTTAATTTAAGGTTAAGGGAAGTTACTCTAATTAGAAACATAACTCTGAACACATAATTCTAACCTCTAACATCAGTTGTTAAATACTAAAGTCTGTGTTTTAGACAGGACATTTTCTACCAATGTTTGTTAATTCTGTGCAgaagctgtatgtgtgtgtttttagtgcTAATCTCTCACCTTTGGATAAATCTGGGTTTTCAAACCTAATTTCGGCTTGTGTGATTTCAGTTATATTGCAAAATGGAGAACACGTGTTCACCATCTCATACAACAACACTCCTAGAGCCCAGACGTTTGTAGAGGTGGCGTAGAATCTGCCACAGGTGAAGAGCTCAGGTGGGTAGTAAGCCTGTATTCCTGTAAGCAAGACATGTTCAGCATTGAGCAATTCTTAGAAGAATCACATGATCAGCAATACTGTCACTAAATACTGGTTTCCACACTCTGTTACACAAAATGCCAGCTCACCTCTATATTGACTCCGATTATAGCCATTACTACTAAGTAGATGACCACAGCCAAAGTCTATTAACTTGAGCTCCAAAGTGTGTTTTCTCAACAGGATATTATCTGGATGAATATCATTATGAAAAACACCGTGCTCAATGCAGTGCAGTACTGCTTGCACCGCCTGACACATGATGAGCCGTGCTGTTGTCTCATTCATGTTAGGGTTATTGTTGATGAAGTCCAACAAGCTCTCGCAGGGATCCGGATTCTCCATCACGAGAGTGAATACTTGAGGGTGCTCAAACCACTCATATAGTTGGATGACGTAGGGGCTTATGGGTCCTTGCTTCATCGTTAGCATCAGCGCAACTTCGGTAATGAGAGGTTTGGGATGTACAGTCTACAGAAAAGATGCAACAAAAGGTAAGTTTGGTAACGGTACTTTACATTGCTTTGAACTTTGTCGATTTAATAAATAGAGTAAAAGGTAAATTCATGCTTAATGTTACGTACAAGTGAATTAACTACAGTAATCAGCACTTAAACAACTAAATACATATTATGTTTTGCCAGCTTACAGTTTGAAGATAATGATCCCGTACAGTTTTTTTAATACGTTTGATGGCAACCTGCAAAAGGTAAAAAACACAGTTGAGCATATTgaacacctaaccttaacctaACCATGAAGAACTGAGTATTTAAGATTAAAATCTTTAGGTTCcctcaaaaaaaaattcagactaCAATGTAAGAGCAAAATGTTCTTCTACCTTTTTGCCATCGGAAACACGGATTCCCTCATACACCTTGCCATAGCCTCCTTCTCCAATAATATTTTGCACTATATAGCGAGTGCTAATGGATTCtgaagatggaaaaaaaaaacacatacaccagaatatattgtattatataaatatgttataaactgTGTTATACGTTATAAAAGCTTGCTAGATCATTTTAAGTTGCATAAAATGATTAAAGCAGTATAATGAGTTATTCATTTTTCTACTTCAAGATTTGTAATAACTTAAAAAGtattgtgcataaaaaaaaaaattcaaattgaaatataataataaactagGCTAACTGCTAGATGGTTAATTCTTAAAAGGCACAGTCTTAATTCATACAACTGGTGCCTTGTgacaataaacaatattaatatagaaaaaataaatcaggCACAAACTAACAGTAGATGCCAGCTAACTGTAGATTAACTTCAGTATaagcatatttcaaataaacttatTTGAAACCAGTTTATTACTTCAATTACACTAATCTTGTTATAATGATCACATATTTACCATTAGTTGGGACGCAGTCTGAAGGCTCTGGGACAGGTGACAGCTCAGGATCATCCAGTTCTGGTGGAGGCACAAAAGGCTCCACTTTGTTCTGGCAGCAGAAAGGCTTTTTCATAGCCTTCCACACACTCTTGAAGAAAGAGTGGATTCCTCTCCTCTTCCTACGTTCTTCTGTACCCTTTTTTGTAACTAATATCAACAAATTTAATATCAGCTGTTGGAGATCTAGCTACACGGATGTCCCCTGTTTGTAATGCAATATTATTCTCACCTGAAGCCTCCAATTTCGGTCTGTCTGTACTGCCCTCATTGATGACATTAGGTATAGAGTCATCTAATCTGGATGCTGTCTTTAGTTTCAGGCAAGCTGAAGCCCTTACTGGCTCAACAAGCACTTCACCTGGAAGTGTGAAGCTGGACTGCTCTGGGCAGCCATCCGAACTGGATAAAGCGGCGTCGTTCCACCCTTCCAGGCTAGGTGTAGAGTTGTCAAACTGTGGGTCCTGCTGTGGTAGACAGTCCACTGTGTTCTTGGAGCAGATGGGAAGCTTCACAGCCTTACGTACTTTCTTGAAGAAACATGAAATTATGTTCTTCTTCCGCTTGCTGGCATGCTTTTCTGAAACtaagaaaaacaaatagaaaatactATTAGTGACAAATATGACCCAGGGTTatcatcattaactaaaactaaaaacatttttaattgccttggcaactaactgaaataagttgaagcactaaaatgactgaagaaaaaaaaaactgaaacattagCTCTTGGTGTTAATTGGACTTATTTATATTTGCCAAATAGATAGATCTACATTATTTCATGaatatttcttacatttctatttccatttttatattctgtgcatttttaaatggtaaaaatcacAAGTCGACCACTAGTGTTAATTACCAGCAAACATCAAACAGCCTGTGCTCTCCTAGCTCCAGAGCAAATTACAGAAACACCACAAAAATAACTCCATGCCCCACTATAACCCATCTATTGCTTTCCTGAATCTGTGAGATGTGTGTAAATCAGAGTTGAACAGTTTCAAACATATTTCTAAACTCACCTGTCGAGCTCTGCTCCACAGGAGGGGCCTCCATGACACTCAACTGGCTCTCTACACTCTCCTCAGACACGGACGATAATCTTGAAGATATTGTCCAgtgaaaatgtatcaaatttgTGCACTGTGGTTGTTTGACTGAAGCTACACTAACTCTCTGTATTGTAAATTCACTCAGAAAATTAGCGTCTGTACACATATGATACTCCTATCAGCATATGAATCCTCAGAAAGATTCAGCGATTTCGCGGCTGCTGTGTGACGTCATGGAAATGGAACGCAATTTGCATAATGGATTAGAAAGAAGAAGCGCGAGGTCATGtgcattttttaaactttgtttgaGTTGCacttgtttgggggggggggtgaaatctCAGTTATGTtgcttttatattgaaataaatatgatgATCAAGACAATCAAAGTGCTTGCTATTTGATTCCATGTGAAAGGTGTATCAATCATCCATTTTTACTTTAGTACAAAcatgtattttagattttttttagaaatatgacAAAAAGGTGAGCAGATGGCACTAGGGAAGGGGTGCGCTCAgtttgagtgcacaggacgcatatttacatttagtaatttagcagatgctaaaAATAAGCATATTGACTGTAGATTGAGAGATGGCAGataaaaaagaggaaaatatcagagaaacaaaaaaataaaaaggattatAATCAGGCAAAAGGTAGGACCCGCGTAAATATCTGAGCAGCTTTCCATCGGTGGAGAGAAACTCAAGGAGTGGGAAGTGCTCGAATCGGACACCGAgattactttatttgtttttgatagGTGAGTAAAGTTGATTTTGCTTTTTTTCACACAACTTTTCCATGttggctttttttttatatgcttgttTCCGCGAACGTCGTTGCCATGGTTGCGTGTGTCCGTGTGGGTCGAAGATTTCAATATAGGGAGGAGGAacagtggccgagagagctcaacgcgctgcaacgtcacaaaacacattcaaatagaaaaagcaccagcaaattacCCCAACAAAACGAAAAAAATTTTTTGTCCTATTGATTACCATTTTTGTATTATCACAGTTGTACAAATACCATGTTTAAACTATGGTTAGAGTAGTaaatccatggttaatttgtgcatGATTGCAGTAAccatttttgtttgctttttatataataaatgataataatatttattaattaattaatttcaatagTAAAACCATAGGATATGGTTAgtttttgtaaggaaagttgtaaaagttagcttacataacctttcacagttacagtaaattgtgtatttagtcagcttatttaggctaataatattcacacaaaaaaagcaacaaa
This genomic window contains:
- the LOC113071467 gene encoding serine/threonine-protein kinase pim-2-like, whose translation is MKKPFCCQNKVEPFVPPPELDDPELSPVPEPSDCVPTNESISTRYIVQNIIGEGGYGKVYEGIRVSDGKKVAIKRIKKTVRDHYLQTTVHPKPLITEVALMLTMKQGPISPYVIQLYEWFEHPQVFTLVMENPDPCESLLDFINNNPNMNETTARLIMCQAVQAVLHCIEHGVFHNDIHPDNILLRKHTLELKLIDFGCGHLLSSNGYNRSQYRGIQAYYPPELFTCGRFYATSTNVWALGVLLYEMVNTCSPFCNITEITQAEIRFENPDLSKECRDLIVQCLNRDPTERLTLDQILQHDWCKTEDLEESED